One Vigna unguiculata cultivar IT97K-499-35 chromosome 11, ASM411807v1, whole genome shotgun sequence DNA window includes the following coding sequences:
- the LOC114169382 gene encoding uncharacterized protein LOC114169382, translating to MMVLSVLRYRCVMVLRHGVAARVASRQHRSAIVTAVSANVNSVPILNGTNFKDWKENIEIILGCMDLDLTLRIKQPPTPTATSTPKEMRDHEKWDRSNRMSIMIIRRGIPEVFRGTVSKDITTAKEFLAEIEKHFAKAIRWRQALKLETSEDLLIHLVLISLPAQFNQFKVSYNYQKDKWSLNELISYCVQEEERQKQDKTESAHFASTSKAKGKRKRLEDPKKEAAKGP from the exons ATGATGGTGTTGTCGGTGTTGCGTTACAGGTGCGTGATGGTGCTGCGTCACGGTGTGGCGGCTAGGGTGGCCTCGCGGCAACACCGATCTG CTATAGTTACTGCTGTCTCTGCCAATGTGAATTCTGTTCCGATCCTCAATGGAACAAATTTTAAGGATTGGAAGGAGAACATTGAAATTATTCTTGGCTGCATGGATCTGGATCTTACATTAAGGATTAAGCAACCCCCTACTCCTACGGCGACTAGTACTCCTAAAGAGATGAGGGATCATGAGAAGTGGGATCGCTCAAACCGCATGAGCATAATGATCATTAGGCGCGGCATCCCAGAGGTGTTTAGGGGCACTGTTTCTAAAGATATTACAACTGCCAAAGAATTCCTTGCTGAGATTGAGAAGCACTTTGCAAAAGCGATAAGGTGGAGGCAA GCACTAAAGCTTGAAACCTCAGAAGACTTACTCATTCATTTGGTGTTGATTTCTCTTCCTGCACAGTTTAATCAGTTTAAAGTATCTTATAACTATCAAAAGGATAAATGGTCTCTTAATGAGCTCATTTCATATTGTGTGCAAGAAGAGGAAAGACAAAAGCAAGACAAGACAGAAAGTGCTCATTTTGCAAGCACCTCAAAGGCTAAGGGCAAAAGAAAGAGATTGGAAGATCCCAAGAAGGAAGCTGCTAAGGGTCCATAA